In a genomic window of Xylophilus rhododendri:
- the cobT gene encoding nicotinate-nucleotide--dimethylbenzimidazole phosphoribosyltransferase — translation MTFVLPSIPDLRDAALSARLQHLIDHKTKPLGSLGRLESLALQIGLILGSESPRLQAPQLLVCAADHGLAARGVSAYPSDVTWQMVENFLAGGAAVSVLARQHGLALTVADCGVAHDFAPRPGLAELKIARGTADASTGPAMTAAQRDHALANGQSLVRGLPGNVLLLGEMGIGNTSAASLLLARLVGVPLEECTGAGTGLDEAGIARKVAVLRGVLALHADAQTALDALAAFGGFEIATLAGAVLQAAAERRVIVVDGFITSSAVMVAAALAPKVLQRCVFAHRSGERGHGAMLAHLGAEPLLSLGLRLGEGSGAALAWPLLQSACLVLQEMASFEAAGVSTAA, via the coding sequence ATGACCTTCGTTCTTCCCTCCATCCCCGACCTGCGCGACGCCGCCCTGTCGGCCCGCCTCCAGCACCTGATCGACCACAAGACCAAGCCGCTGGGCTCGCTCGGCCGGCTGGAGTCGCTGGCGCTGCAGATCGGCCTGATCCTGGGCAGCGAATCGCCCCGGCTGCAGGCGCCGCAGCTGCTGGTCTGCGCGGCCGACCATGGGCTGGCGGCGCGTGGCGTGTCGGCCTATCCGAGTGACGTCACCTGGCAGATGGTGGAGAACTTCCTGGCCGGCGGCGCCGCCGTCAGCGTGCTGGCGCGCCAGCATGGCCTGGCGCTCACCGTGGCCGACTGCGGCGTGGCGCACGATTTCGCGCCGCGGCCCGGCCTGGCCGAACTGAAGATCGCCCGCGGCACCGCCGATGCTTCCACCGGCCCGGCCATGACCGCCGCCCAGCGCGACCACGCCCTGGCCAACGGCCAGTCGCTGGTGCGCGGCCTGCCCGGCAATGTGCTGCTGCTCGGCGAGATGGGCATAGGCAACACCTCGGCCGCCTCGCTGCTGCTGGCCCGCCTGGTGGGCGTGCCGCTGGAGGAATGCACCGGTGCCGGCACCGGCCTGGACGAGGCTGGCATCGCCCGCAAGGTGGCGGTGCTGCGCGGCGTGCTGGCCCTGCATGCCGATGCGCAGACGGCGCTGGATGCCCTGGCCGCCTTCGGCGGTTTCGAGATCGCCACCCTGGCCGGCGCGGTGCTGCAGGCCGCGGCCGAGCGGCGGGTGATCGTGGTCGACGGCTTCATCACCAGCTCCGCCGTGATGGTGGCCGCGGCCCTGGCGCCGAAGGTGCTCCAGCGCTGCGTGTTCGCCCACCGTTCCGGCGAACGCGGCCACGGCGCCATGCTGGCCCACCTGGGCGCCGAGCCGCTGCTGTCGCTGGGACTGCGGCTGGGCGAGGGCTCCGGCGCGGCGCTGGCCTGGCCGCTGCTGCAGTCGGCCTGCCTGGTGTTGCAGGAGATGGCGAGTTTCGAGGCGGCGGGGGTTTCGACGGCGGCTTGA
- a CDS encoding tripartite tricarboxylate transporter substrate binding protein, translated as MTADRRRFIGATFALGATAAAGRAFAQAPSQVTHVVVPFAAGGVQDILARSFSTELGLALGQPVLVENRAGAGGTVGTSYVAKAAGNSNTMVLAAASHNIAGTLYTKLNYDPQKDFVPIAHIGTADYVLMIHADVPAKTVAEYIRYAKANPGKLNYATSGVGSATHLAMAYFNGKAGIDVVHIPLKATGEAINEVLSGRAQSIIAASIGALAFTNDSRVRLIGVTSTQRSKYLPSVPTIAESGLPGYQFDSWFGLLGPVATPAAQVARVNAAVNKLLEDPVILERLDKQGIRPQAMSSADFGKLLAVDYVRMAEVVKASGAKVE; from the coding sequence ATGACCGCAGACCGCCGCCGCTTCATCGGCGCCACCTTCGCCCTGGGCGCCACCGCGGCCGCCGGCCGTGCCTTCGCCCAGGCGCCCAGCCAGGTCACCCATGTGGTCGTGCCCTTCGCGGCCGGCGGCGTGCAGGACATCCTGGCGCGCTCGTTCTCCACCGAACTCGGCCTGGCCCTGGGCCAGCCGGTGCTGGTGGAGAACCGCGCCGGCGCCGGCGGCACCGTGGGAACCAGCTACGTGGCCAAGGCCGCGGGCAACAGCAACACCATGGTGCTGGCGGCGGCCAGCCACAACATCGCCGGCACGCTCTACACCAAGCTGAACTACGACCCGCAGAAGGACTTCGTGCCCATCGCGCACATCGGCACCGCCGACTACGTGCTGATGATCCACGCCGACGTGCCCGCCAAGACGGTGGCCGAATACATCCGCTACGCCAAGGCCAACCCCGGCAAACTCAACTACGCCACCAGCGGCGTGGGCAGCGCCACCCACCTGGCCATGGCCTACTTCAACGGCAAGGCCGGCATCGACGTGGTGCACATCCCGCTGAAGGCCACCGGCGAGGCGATCAACGAGGTGCTGTCGGGCCGGGCCCAGTCCATCATCGCCGCCAGCATCGGCGCGCTGGCCTTCACCAACGACAGCCGTGTGCGCCTGATCGGCGTGACCTCCACCCAGCGTTCCAAGTACCTGCCCAGCGTGCCCACCATCGCCGAGAGCGGCCTGCCGGGCTACCAGTTCGATTCCTGGTTCGGCCTGCTGGGCCCGGTCGCCACGCCGGCCGCGCAGGTCGCCAGGGTGAACGCGGCGGTCAACAAGCTGCTGGAGGATCCGGTGATCCTGGAGCGGCTGGACAAGCAGGGCATCCGCCCGCAGGCCATGAGCAGCGCCGATTTCGGCAAGCTGCTGGCGGTGGACTATGTGCGCATGGCCGAGGTGGTCAAGGCCTCCGGCGCCAAGGTGGAATAA
- the argE gene encoding acetylornithine deacetylase, which yields MNAPFTPPSHAPATAANLAALPMIEKWISFSSVSRDSNLSLIDWTRELLESQGVHCELTHDDSGRKANLWATLPAENGETKVGGIVLSGHTDVVPVDGQPWDTDPFTATLVGDKLFGRGVTDMKGFGATALWLVPELLKRKLKRPVHLAFSYDEEVGCIGVRRMIAMMVDKGYRPAGCIVGEPTGMQVVIAHKGKHGYKTSVRGHEAHSSLTPLGVNAVEVACEFVTKLKTMARRLAAEGPFDPLFDVPYTTVHTGVIQGGTALNIIPRDCEIAWEIRHHHLDSPLTLFNEAKEFADSLIPAMQAVAPETGITHRQTSVLPGFATDAASEIAQISFRCAEVDGASQAVKVSFGTEAALFHQVGVPTIVCGPGHIAQAHQPNEWVTLDQLAWCERFMRRLADELCVN from the coding sequence ATGAACGCCCCCTTCACACCGCCGAGCCACGCACCGGCCACCGCCGCCAACCTGGCCGCGCTGCCGATGATCGAGAAGTGGATCTCCTTTTCCTCGGTCTCGCGCGACAGCAATCTCTCCCTCATCGACTGGACCCGCGAGTTGCTGGAAAGCCAGGGCGTCCACTGTGAGCTGACCCACGACGACAGCGGCCGCAAGGCCAACCTCTGGGCCACGCTGCCGGCCGAGAACGGCGAGACCAAGGTCGGCGGCATCGTGCTCTCCGGCCATACCGATGTGGTGCCGGTCGACGGCCAGCCCTGGGACACCGATCCCTTCACCGCCACCCTGGTCGGCGACAAGCTCTTCGGCCGCGGCGTGACCGACATGAAGGGCTTCGGCGCCACCGCGCTCTGGCTGGTGCCTGAATTGTTGAAGCGCAAGCTGAAGCGCCCGGTGCACCTGGCCTTCAGCTATGACGAGGAAGTCGGCTGCATCGGCGTGCGCCGCATGATCGCCATGATGGTCGACAAGGGCTACCGCCCGGCCGGCTGCATCGTCGGCGAGCCCACCGGCATGCAGGTGGTGATCGCCCACAAGGGCAAGCACGGCTACAAGACTTCGGTGCGCGGGCACGAGGCGCATTCCTCGCTCACCCCGCTGGGGGTGAACGCGGTGGAAGTGGCCTGCGAGTTCGTCACCAAACTCAAGACCATGGCGCGCCGCCTGGCCGCCGAAGGCCCCTTCGATCCGCTGTTCGACGTGCCCTACACGACGGTGCATACCGGCGTGATCCAGGGCGGCACGGCGCTCAACATCATTCCGCGCGACTGCGAGATCGCCTGGGAGATCCGGCATCACCATCTCGACTCTCCGCTGACCCTGTTCAACGAGGCCAAGGAATTCGCCGACAGCCTGATTCCCGCCATGCAGGCGGTGGCGCCCGAGACCGGCATCACCCACCGCCAGACCTCGGTGCTGCCGGGCTTTGCCACCGACGCCGCCAGCGAGATCGCGCAGATCAGCTTTCGCTGCGCCGAGGTCGATGGCGCCAGCCAGGCGGTGAAGGTCTCCTTCGGCACCGAGGCGGCGCTGTTCCACCAGGTCGGAGTGCCCACCATCGTCTGCGGCCCGGGCCATATCGCCCAGGCGCACCAGCCCAACGAATGGGTGACGCTGGACCAGCTGGCCTGGTGCGAGCGTTTCATGCGCCGCCTGGCCGACGAGCTGTGCGTGAACTGA